In Aquimarina sp. TRL1, a single window of DNA contains:
- the der gene encoding ribosome biogenesis GTPase Der encodes MGSIVAIVGRPNVGKSTFFNRLIKRREAIVDAVSGVTRDRHYGKSDWNGKEFSLIDTGGYVVGSDDIFEAEIDKQVELAIDEADAIIFMVDVESGVTGMDEEVAELLRKVEKPVFLAVNKVDNAQRVANAVEFYSLGLGEYYTIASINGSGTGELLDALVEKLPEEDDTVEEELPRFAVVGRPNAGKSSFINALIGEDRYIVTNIAGTTRDAIDTKYNRFGFEFNLVDTAGIRRKSKVKEDLEFYSVMRSVRAIEHSDVCLLLVDATRGFDAQVQNIFWLAERNRKGVVILVNKWDLIENKESNTLKDFEKHIRKKIEPFTDVPIVFISALTKQRIFKAIETAVEVYKNRSKKIKTSVMNDVMLPIIEHNPPPAYKGKYVKIKYCMQLPTPQPQFVFFCNLPQYIKDPYKRFVENQLRKEFDFHGVPVAVYFRKK; translated from the coding sequence ATGGGTAGTATAGTAGCAATTGTAGGACGACCTAACGTAGGAAAGTCTACCTTTTTTAATCGTTTGATCAAAAGAAGAGAAGCTATCGTAGATGCAGTTAGTGGAGTGACGCGTGATCGTCATTATGGAAAAAGTGATTGGAATGGAAAAGAATTCTCTCTGATAGATACAGGAGGATATGTCGTAGGGAGTGATGATATTTTTGAAGCAGAAATTGACAAGCAGGTAGAATTAGCTATTGATGAAGCAGATGCTATTATATTTATGGTAGATGTAGAATCAGGAGTTACAGGAATGGATGAAGAGGTTGCAGAGTTGCTCAGAAAAGTAGAAAAACCTGTGTTTTTGGCGGTGAATAAGGTAGATAATGCACAGCGGGTAGCTAATGCAGTTGAGTTTTATTCACTAGGGTTGGGAGAATATTATACAATAGCTAGTATTAATGGTAGTGGAACTGGAGAATTACTGGATGCTTTGGTAGAGAAGTTACCAGAAGAAGATGATACCGTAGAAGAAGAACTACCCAGATTTGCCGTAGTAGGGAGACCAAATGCAGGAAAATCTTCATTTATTAATGCACTGATAGGAGAAGATCGCTATATCGTAACCAATATTGCAGGAACGACCAGAGATGCGATTGATACGAAGTACAATCGTTTTGGGTTTGAATTCAATTTGGTTGATACCGCTGGAATCAGAAGAAAATCTAAAGTAAAAGAAGACCTGGAGTTTTATTCGGTTATGCGATCGGTAAGGGCTATTGAACATAGTGATGTTTGTTTACTGTTAGTAGATGCTACAAGAGGGTTTGATGCGCAGGTGCAAAATATCTTTTGGCTGGCAGAACGAAATAGAAAAGGGGTTGTTATTTTAGTAAATAAATGGGATCTGATAGAAAATAAAGAGAGTAATACACTCAAAGATTTCGAAAAACATATCCGAAAAAAAATAGAGCCTTTTACAGATGTGCCTATTGTTTTTATTTCTGCTCTGACCAAACAACGAATTTTTAAGGCAATAGAAACAGCTGTAGAGGTATATAAAAATAGATCAAAAAAGATCAAAACAAGCGTGATGAATGATGTCATGCTACCAATTATAGAACATAACCCTCCACCTGCATATAAAGGAAAATATGTAAAAATTAAATATTGTATGCAATTGCCGACACCGCAACCACAATTTGTGTTTTTCTGCAACTTGCCACAATATATTAAGGATCCGTATAAACGATTTGTAGAAAATCAGTTGCGAA